In Sphingobacterium thalpophilum, a genomic segment contains:
- a CDS encoding hemolysin family protein, with the protein MALDIFWTLFLVLANGFFVAAEFAIVKVRVSQIEVQAKTGSKVATIAKSITEHLDGYLAATQLGITLSSLALGWVGEAVMTQIVQGVLGFFGVELTGTIATNAGHILAFTIITVLHIVFGELAPKSIAIQKPVATTMKIAVPLQFFYFIFRPFIWILNGFANFLLKILGFEVTKGESAHSSEELQYLLDKGKESGALDISEHELIKNVFDFNERIVKNIMVPRTKIVAVEVTADASELIETMTEEGYSRLPIYEDNIDQIVGIVHTKDILPLLAKGKEVVMKNIMRKPYFIPETKKINDLMAEFQQKRLQLAIVLDEFGGTAGMVTLEDIVEELVGEIQDEYDEETPVVERISETEYMVDAGASIHDVNEFLPIELPESQDYDTMSGLVSEIFDKIPEVGERKEEYGYVFTIIRKAQQNIEFVKLELVESADDDTEE; encoded by the coding sequence ATGGCGCTCGATATATTTTGGACATTGTTTTTAGTATTGGCCAACGGCTTTTTTGTCGCGGCAGAATTTGCTATTGTCAAGGTCCGAGTCTCCCAAATTGAAGTTCAGGCAAAAACAGGTAGCAAAGTTGCTACAATAGCCAAAAGTATAACGGAGCATTTGGATGGTTATTTGGCCGCTACACAATTGGGTATTACACTTTCTTCACTGGCCTTAGGTTGGGTAGGAGAGGCTGTAATGACCCAAATTGTGCAGGGGGTACTAGGTTTTTTCGGTGTTGAATTGACAGGTACAATCGCGACGAATGCAGGTCATATATTGGCTTTTACGATTATTACCGTGTTACACATTGTATTTGGAGAGCTCGCTCCTAAATCAATTGCGATTCAAAAACCTGTTGCAACAACAATGAAAATTGCGGTTCCACTGCAATTTTTCTACTTTATCTTTAGACCATTTATTTGGATTTTAAATGGTTTCGCTAATTTTCTGTTGAAGATTTTAGGATTTGAAGTTACCAAAGGGGAATCTGCGCACTCTTCTGAAGAGTTGCAATATCTTTTGGATAAAGGTAAAGAGTCTGGTGCTTTGGATATTTCTGAGCACGAGTTGATCAAAAATGTATTTGATTTTAACGAACGTATCGTTAAGAATATTATGGTACCTCGTACCAAAATTGTGGCTGTGGAGGTCACGGCTGATGCCTCTGAGCTGATTGAAACAATGACTGAAGAGGGGTATTCCCGTCTGCCAATTTATGAAGATAACATTGATCAAATCGTTGGTATTGTACATACAAAGGATATTCTTCCCCTCTTAGCTAAAGGAAAGGAAGTTGTCATGAAAAATATCATGCGCAAGCCCTATTTCATTCCTGAAACGAAGAAGATTAATGATCTCATGGCTGAATTTCAGCAAAAGCGTCTACAGTTGGCGATTGTACTGGATGAATTTGGTGGGACAGCAGGTATGGTTACCCTGGAGGATATTGTTGAGGAGCTGGTCGGTGAGATTCAGGACGAATATGATGAGGAAACTCCAGTTGTTGAACGAATTTCTGAAACGGAATATATGGTCGATGCAGGCGCTAGTATTCATGATGTGAATGAATTTCTCCCGATAGAATTACCCGAGAGTCAAGATTACGATACGATGTCCGGTCTGGTGAGCGAAATCTTTGATAAGATTCCTGAAGTCGGTGAGCGTAAAGAAGAATATGGTTACGTATTCACTATTATCCGTAAGGCCCAGCAGAACATAGAGTTTGTCAAATTGGAATTGGTCGAATCGGCCGATGATGATACAGAAGAATAA
- a CDS encoding HIT family protein, whose amino-acid sequence MSTIFSKIVAGEIPAYKVAESNDFLAFLDISPLAKGHVLVIPKKETDYIFDIEDDEYMALWVFAKIVAQGIKKVIPCVKVGVAVVGLEVAHAHIHLVPINKISDLNFAGPKLSLAEDELHQIATTIRESIVSITAQNQ is encoded by the coding sequence ATGTCGACAATTTTTTCAAAAATCGTTGCTGGCGAGATCCCAGCTTACAAAGTTGCAGAAAGTAATGATTTTCTAGCTTTTTTGGATATCAGTCCATTGGCTAAGGGGCACGTTCTTGTGATCCCTAAGAAAGAGACCGATTACATTTTTGATATAGAAGATGATGAATATATGGCACTTTGGGTGTTTGCTAAGATTGTTGCTCAAGGCATTAAAAAGGTAATTCCCTGTGTAAAAGTCGGTGTAGCGGTAGTTGGTTTGGAGGTGGCGCACGCACATATACATTTGGTGCCGATTAATAAAATTAGTGATTTAAACTTTGCTGGACCTAAATTGAGCTTGGCAGAGGACGAACTTCATCAGATTGCGACAACTATTCGCGAATCTATCGTCAGTATAACTGCTCAAAATCAATAA
- the greA gene encoding transcription elongation factor GreA: MAEVTYFTEEGLRKLKEELAYLKTEGRSKIANAIAEARDKGDLSENAEYDAAKEAQGLHEAKIANLENTLATARLIDESKLDTSKVLALSIVKIKNKKNGAEMTYQLVAESEADLKSGKISVKSPIAQGLLGKSKGDTAVIEVPAGKIEFEIVEISR, translated from the coding sequence ATGGCAGAAGTAACTTATTTTACGGAAGAAGGATTGCGTAAGCTTAAAGAAGAATTGGCTTATCTGAAGACGGAAGGAAGGTCTAAAATTGCCAATGCTATTGCAGAGGCTAGAGACAAAGGAGATTTGTCAGAAAATGCAGAGTATGATGCTGCTAAAGAAGCTCAGGGGCTTCACGAAGCTAAAATTGCCAATTTGGAGAATACATTGGCGACAGCACGTTTAATTGATGAGTCTAAATTGGATACATCTAAAGTTTTGGCCTTATCGATTGTTAAGATCAAGAACAAAAAGAATGGTGCTGAAATGACGTATCAATTGGTGGCGGAGTCAGAAGCAGATTTGAAGTCGGGCAAGATTTCAGTTAAATCTCCTATTGCCCAGGGGTTGTTGGGAAAATCGAAAGGTGATACAGCTGTTATTGAAGTGCCTGCCGGTAAAATTGAATTCGAGATCGTAGAGATTTCAAGATAA
- a CDS encoding inorganic diphosphatase: protein MSKQNPWHMVSPGENVPNAVNAIIEITNGSKGKYELDKETGLLLLDRVMSSSVVYPANYGFIPQTYCDDKDPLDILVICSVDILPLTLVEAQVIGVMNMVDGGEQDDKIIAVAKNDPVFNYIKDIDQLPPHTMKEIVQFFESYKALEKKHVIVEGVKGREEAQRILIEAIDLYKKEFVNK from the coding sequence ATGAGTAAACAAAACCCTTGGCACATGGTTTCTCCAGGTGAGAATGTTCCAAATGCCGTAAATGCTATCATTGAGATTACAAACGGATCCAAAGGAAAGTATGAATTAGACAAAGAAACTGGTTTGTTGCTTTTGGACAGAGTAATGAGTTCATCTGTCGTTTATCCTGCCAATTATGGTTTTATCCCACAGACTTATTGCGATGACAAAGATCCTTTGGATATTTTGGTTATTTGCTCAGTGGATATTTTACCATTAACATTGGTTGAAGCACAGGTCATTGGTGTGATGAATATGGTTGATGGTGGAGAACAAGATGATAAAATTATTGCGGTAGCTAAAAATGATCCCGTTTTTAATTACATTAAAGATATTGATCAGTTACCTCCGCATACCATGAAGGAGATTGTACAGTTCTTTGAGAGTTATAAAGCACTTGAAAAGAAGCATGTCATTGTTGAGGGTGTAAAAGGACGTGAAGAAGCACAAAGAATCTTGATCGAGGCTATCGATTTGTACAAAAAAGAATTTGTTAACAAATAA
- a CDS encoding 16S rRNA (uracil(1498)-N(3))-methyltransferase, which yields MQLFFTPDLNPSLENFILSEEESKHAIRVLRMDTGDRLHLIDGRGGLYEAQIIDPHPKRTVITILNVEEEFQRPKYHLHIAVGPTKNIDRIEWFLEKATEVGIQEITPVICEHSERKEVKLDRLNKVVVAAMKQSLKAYLPKLNPAVSFKQFLREIPKEGVQKAIAHCVDAEKKYLNQVLEPDQHYIILIGPEGDFSEEEIDLALQMGFHPISLGEARLRTETAALAACMEVSLLNR from the coding sequence ATGCAGTTATTTTTTACACCGGATTTAAACCCTTCATTAGAAAATTTTATCCTTAGTGAAGAAGAAAGTAAACATGCTATTCGTGTGCTTCGTATGGATACTGGTGATCGTTTACATCTCATAGACGGTCGCGGTGGTTTGTACGAAGCTCAAATTATTGACCCTCACCCCAAACGTACTGTTATCACGATCTTAAATGTTGAGGAGGAGTTTCAGCGGCCAAAATATCATTTGCATATTGCTGTTGGTCCAACGAAGAATATTGATCGCATCGAATGGTTTTTGGAAAAGGCGACTGAGGTTGGAATTCAAGAAATAACTCCAGTTATCTGTGAGCATTCTGAGCGAAAAGAGGTGAAATTAGATCGTCTAAATAAGGTGGTTGTTGCAGCGATGAAACAATCGTTGAAAGCCTATCTTCCCAAGCTAAATCCAGCAGTATCGTTTAAACAGTTTTTGAGGGAAATCCCAAAAGAAGGTGTTCAAAAAGCAATTGCACACTGTGTTGACGCTGAAAAGAAGTATTTAAACCAGGTTTTGGAGCCAGACCAGCATTATATTATCCTCATTGGTCCGGAAGGAGATTTCTCTGAAGAGGAAATTGATTTGGCACTACAGATGGGGTTTCATCCGATTTCGTTGGGAGAAGCGCGTTTAAGAACCGAAACGGCTGCTTTAGCAGCTTGTATGGAAGTTTCGCTGCTGAATAGATAA
- a CDS encoding response regulator transcription factor encodes MNKDITVAVIEDDENLRFLVKHRLESEGYQVIQSGNGNEAESLILEKRPDVVLLDWMLPGKEGNEICEDVRKAGFENIIIMMTAKSQDVDKIEAYSFGVTDYISKPFNMDVLIAMIDNKVKFFLPKNSPEVYKFGQTEHHPNIHSLIRDGRKVELTILENRILLHFLQNLGREITREELMEVVWGYSSNVNTRTLDMHVVRLRKKIETNPDKPHYLQTVRGLGYKFVDEEEI; translated from the coding sequence ATGAATAAAGACATCACTGTTGCTGTTATTGAAGATGATGAGAACTTACGGTTCTTGGTAAAACATCGATTGGAATCCGAAGGCTATCAGGTCATTCAAAGTGGAAATGGGAATGAAGCGGAAAGTTTGATCTTGGAAAAGAGACCCGATGTGGTTTTGTTGGATTGGATGCTTCCAGGAAAAGAAGGTAACGAAATCTGTGAAGATGTCCGTAAAGCCGGGTTTGAGAACATCATTATCATGATGACAGCGAAATCTCAAGATGTGGACAAAATTGAAGCCTATAGCTTTGGTGTGACTGATTACATTAGTAAGCCATTTAACATGGATGTGCTTATTGCTATGATCGATAATAAGGTGAAATTTTTCTTACCGAAGAACAGTCCCGAAGTATATAAATTTGGCCAAACGGAACATCATCCGAATATTCATTCCTTAATACGTGACGGGAGGAAAGTTGAGTTGACCATTTTGGAAAACCGAATTTTGCTTCATTTTTTACAAAACCTAGGCCGGGAGATTACACGCGAGGAGTTAATGGAGGTTGTTTGGGGGTATAGCTCAAATGTCAACACACGTACGTTGGATATGCATGTGGTTCGTTTAAGGAAAAAGATCGAAACAAATCCAGATAAGCCACATTATTTACAAACAGTTCGGGGGCTGGGGTATAAATTTGTTGATGAGGAAGAGATTTAA
- a CDS encoding ATP-binding cassette domain-containing protein, whose protein sequence is MSTPIVSTTQLSFQYPNSTPIEFPDIHIEKGQHTLLLGDSGSGKTTLLNILGGLSRPETGLVKINNQDLSLLSNSKLDQFRAQYIGFIFQEAHLLRNLTLLENIKLAQSLAGKKIDISAIHLILKQLQLDEKSAAYPNELSRGQLQRAAIARSVINKPALLIADEPTAALDDNNTYRVLELLLSIADTAGSTLLITTHDKRIKDQFSKMYLLK, encoded by the coding sequence ATGAGCACTCCAATCGTATCAACTACACAGTTATCATTTCAGTATCCTAATTCAACGCCAATTGAATTTCCAGATATTCACATCGAGAAAGGTCAGCATACGCTGTTATTAGGGGATTCGGGTTCTGGAAAAACAACGTTACTTAATATATTAGGAGGTTTGTCACGACCAGAGACAGGTCTAGTCAAAATAAATAACCAAGACCTATCCTTATTATCAAACAGCAAATTGGATCAGTTTCGTGCGCAATATATCGGATTTATATTCCAAGAAGCTCACCTCCTAAGAAATTTAACACTTTTGGAAAACATCAAGTTGGCACAGTCTTTAGCAGGGAAAAAAATAGACATAAGTGCAATTCATCTTATACTTAAACAACTACAATTAGATGAAAAAAGTGCTGCCTATCCGAACGAATTGAGTCGCGGCCAGTTACAACGCGCCGCTATTGCACGTAGCGTCATCAATAAACCAGCCTTATTAATTGCTGACGAACCTACTGCCGCTTTGGACGATAATAATACCTACAGGGTATTAGAACTTCTCCTATCGATAGCTGACACTGCAGGATCAACTTTACTGATAACAACACACGACAAGAGAATAAAAGATCAGTTCTCCAAAATGTACCTTTTAAAATAA
- a CDS encoding DedA family protein codes for MHELLLSFQQLLNPEELLSSGGFYLVILIVFAETGLFFGFFLPGDYLLFLAGLFCALNKIDVNIYTLCLGLFVAGVLGNFTGYWFGYRAGPMLFKRKDSFIFKRKYVVMAEEFYHKYGGTALIIGRFVPIVRTFAPIFAGVVKLDFKKFVLYNVAGAAIWVLVLTLSGYFLGIEFPWIIHYVEYVVVGMIVIAFLPIAITLLKKRIKDKRNKQNIQ; via the coding sequence ATGCATGAACTTTTGTTGTCATTTCAACAATTATTAAATCCAGAAGAGTTATTGAGCTCTGGTGGATTTTATCTGGTTATCTTAATTGTATTTGCTGAGACAGGTCTATTTTTTGGATTTTTTCTACCTGGTGATTATTTATTATTTCTTGCAGGATTATTTTGTGCACTAAATAAAATTGACGTTAATATATACACGCTTTGTCTAGGCTTATTTGTCGCGGGAGTATTAGGGAATTTTACAGGGTATTGGTTTGGTTATCGAGCGGGGCCGATGCTGTTTAAGCGAAAAGATAGTTTCATCTTTAAGCGAAAATATGTGGTCATGGCCGAAGAATTTTACCATAAATATGGTGGAACTGCTTTAATTATAGGAAGATTTGTTCCAATAGTTCGTACTTTTGCACCTATCTTTGCAGGTGTTGTAAAATTAGATTTTAAGAAGTTCGTTCTGTATAATGTTGCCGGAGCTGCCATTTGGGTACTTGTATTGACCCTGTCTGGATATTTCCTTGGTATTGAGTTCCCTTGGATTATACATTATGTAGAATATGTTGTCGTTGGTATGATTGTGATCGCATTTTTACCAATTGCAATAACGTTGTTAAAAAAGCGTATAAAAGATAAAAGAAACAAACAAAATATACAGTAA
- a CDS encoding FtsX-like permease family protein, which produces MNTIQLVWKNLSRQFGSVFLSILLTAFGISILAVLSITGETFEKQLDNNSKNIDLVVGAKGSPLQLILSSIYHIDNPTGNIPLDELEPLRQNPLVQLAVPLSLGDNFKGHRIVGTDSSFLAIYETAITEGRIWQNNFEVVIGDQVAKKQQLKIGDQIHSSHGLSKDGHHHDEHPFTIVGILKHNNNVTDNLILTNLESVWDVHGIAHKHEHQETAVEKELRERQEDREETLKAHFHHHGEDIAENLSAPAQTNEKGHQEQEDHHEHAEEGMFVKSIGADMVKQNGLEITAILLKYQSPAAIGILPKLIDQQTDMQAASPAMESTRLFSLLGVGIDSLSILAYVIMFIAGLSVFINLYNALKQRKYDLAIMRTLGASKGKLFAIVLLEGLIITILGGLIGLIMAHLALYYISNQTSQSADFIEAFTLHPKELIFLFVACLIGIFAALIPAIKAYRTSISGTLSNK; this is translated from the coding sequence ATGAACACGATACAATTGGTTTGGAAAAATTTAAGTAGGCAGTTTGGCTCGGTCTTTCTAAGCATTCTGTTAACGGCGTTTGGAATTTCCATCCTTGCCGTGCTTTCAATTACCGGCGAAACTTTTGAAAAGCAGCTTGACAATAACAGTAAAAATATTGATTTGGTTGTTGGAGCCAAGGGAAGCCCCCTTCAATTGATCTTATCAAGTATTTATCATATTGACAATCCAACCGGCAATATCCCACTGGACGAACTGGAACCATTACGCCAAAATCCCCTTGTTCAGCTTGCAGTGCCCCTATCTTTAGGTGACAATTTCAAAGGCCATCGCATTGTTGGAACAGATTCATCTTTCTTAGCGATTTATGAAACAGCAATAACTGAAGGCCGTATCTGGCAAAATAACTTTGAAGTAGTCATTGGTGATCAAGTTGCAAAAAAGCAACAACTCAAAATTGGCGATCAGATCCATAGTTCACATGGCTTGAGCAAAGATGGACATCATCATGACGAACACCCGTTTACCATTGTTGGTATTCTAAAACATAACAATAACGTTACCGATAACTTAATACTAACCAACTTAGAAAGTGTTTGGGATGTACATGGCATTGCACATAAACATGAGCATCAAGAAACAGCGGTAGAGAAAGAATTACGCGAACGCCAAGAAGATCGGGAGGAAACCCTCAAAGCACATTTTCACCATCATGGTGAAGATATAGCAGAAAATTTATCTGCTCCAGCCCAAACGAACGAAAAAGGACATCAGGAGCAGGAAGACCATCATGAGCACGCAGAGGAAGGCATGTTTGTGAAGTCAATAGGTGCCGACATGGTAAAGCAGAATGGACTGGAAATAACCGCCATCCTACTCAAATATCAATCCCCTGCAGCGATCGGAATTTTGCCAAAATTGATTGATCAGCAAACAGACATGCAGGCCGCATCTCCCGCCATGGAAAGCACTCGTCTATTCTCATTATTAGGCGTAGGGATAGATTCTTTATCGATACTCGCTTATGTAATTATGTTTATTGCAGGTTTAAGCGTCTTTATTAATTTATATAACGCATTAAAACAACGTAAATACGACCTTGCCATCATGCGTACGCTTGGAGCCTCCAAAGGAAAACTCTTTGCCATTGTGCTTCTTGAAGGACTAATCATTACGATTCTTGGTGGGTTAATTGGGCTTATAATGGCACATCTAGCGCTTTACTATATCAGTAATCAAACAAGTCAAAGCGCCGATTTTATAGAGGCCTTTACACTTCATCCGAAAGAACTGATTTTCTTGTTTGTTGCTTGTTTAATAGGTATCTTCGCAGCACTTATTCCGGCGATCAAGGCCTACAGGACAAGTATTTCTGGAACACTATCAAATAAATAA